One genomic segment of Flagellimonas marinaquae includes these proteins:
- a CDS encoding PepSY domain-containing protein — MTISIWRYSHFLLALVSSVFLLIASVTGVILAVEPIQHQAKGYAIKDLDQISLATTIHALDQNYEEVFSFEVESSHFVKASVLTMDLETHDIYIDPRTGEQLGMVQDRPGIYSFATNLHRSLFLKGIGRFFVGSISFLLLLITLTGLVLLAKRQGGIKKLFSKVQQDYMELRYHVILSRWFFIPIIILSVTGVYLSLEKFNLLPDTSTKHWVEQKIRSQNKYNSVLNIPFFQNTTLQDVRMVEFPFSEDPEEFYQISLKYEEIQVNQETGDIVASASYPFVALASRVSFNLHTGEGSVVWSLVLLLASASILFFIYSGAVMSVKRIKRGKKHITLNQMPDKDESEIIILVGSETGTTYDFALQLYRSMSSTNKKIYLTELNHYTTFQNAEHIIILTSTYGEGDSPTNARKFLGRIKSVHQPKDLNYSVVGFGSTEYPDYCKYAIEVDNALNHRENFTPLLPLQKINNAAFSTFNDWAQEWSKASKIEFSLRPASKKQKKIKLIPFDVVHRSDLNIDDTFLLRLRPKNSVDCTSGDLLSIYPKGSDIARQYSVAKIGKDIVLSIKKHDFGLCSTFLSKLEQGSTLMASIDKNPHFHFPKKTPSAILIANGTGIAPFLGMIHQHNTIKISLLWGVRYTSSTDLYREFIENNIGHNTNFAQYIAYSREENKMYVQDMLSRQEDHILKTIKDGGCIMICGSLAMLRQVLDVLESILLEHTELDLDLLQSNGQLRMDCY; from the coding sequence ATGACCATATCCATTTGGCGATACAGCCATTTTTTATTGGCTCTGGTTTCATCCGTATTTCTTTTGATTGCTTCCGTTACCGGTGTAATATTGGCCGTGGAACCTATACAGCATCAAGCCAAAGGGTATGCAATCAAGGATTTGGACCAAATTTCGCTGGCAACCACGATCCATGCACTTGATCAAAATTATGAGGAGGTTTTCTCCTTTGAGGTAGAATCATCCCATTTTGTAAAGGCCTCGGTTCTGACCATGGATTTGGAAACACACGATATTTATATCGATCCAAGAACGGGTGAACAACTGGGCATGGTTCAAGACCGACCTGGCATTTATAGTTTTGCCACCAATTTACACCGCTCACTGTTCTTAAAGGGCATTGGGCGGTTTTTTGTGGGGTCAATTTCGTTTTTATTGCTCTTGATCACCCTAACCGGATTGGTGCTGTTGGCCAAGCGACAAGGAGGGATAAAAAAACTGTTCTCCAAGGTACAGCAAGATTATATGGAGCTTCGCTATCATGTAATTTTAAGTCGATGGTTTTTTATCCCGATCATCATCCTTTCCGTTACCGGCGTTTATCTTTCGTTGGAAAAATTCAATTTACTTCCGGACACCAGCACAAAACATTGGGTAGAACAGAAAATCCGGTCCCAGAACAAATACAATAGTGTTCTAAATATCCCTTTCTTCCAAAACACAACACTTCAGGATGTTAGAATGGTAGAGTTTCCTTTTTCCGAGGATCCGGAAGAGTTCTACCAAATCTCACTAAAGTACGAAGAAATCCAGGTAAACCAAGAAACAGGAGACATAGTCGCCAGTGCTTCCTATCCTTTTGTAGCCTTAGCTTCCAGGGTGAGTTTTAACCTGCATACAGGAGAGGGCAGTGTTGTGTGGTCTTTGGTCCTACTTTTGGCAAGCGCTTCGATCTTGTTTTTTATCTATTCCGGGGCTGTGATGTCGGTAAAACGAATAAAACGTGGTAAAAAGCACATTACTTTAAATCAAATGCCGGATAAGGATGAGAGCGAGATTATAATTTTGGTGGGCTCGGAAACCGGAACCACCTACGATTTTGCACTGCAATTATACCGATCAATGAGTTCGACCAATAAAAAAATCTACCTTACCGAGTTGAACCATTACACCACATTCCAAAACGCAGAGCACATTATTATTTTGACCTCTACCTATGGTGAGGGCGATTCCCCGACCAATGCCAGAAAATTTCTGGGTAGGATAAAATCAGTGCATCAACCTAAAGACCTGAACTATTCGGTTGTTGGTTTTGGCTCTACCGAATATCCTGATTATTGCAAATATGCCATTGAAGTGGACAATGCCCTTAACCATCGGGAAAACTTTACACCTCTTTTGCCGCTTCAAAAAATAAATAATGCTGCGTTCTCTACGTTTAATGACTGGGCACAGGAGTGGAGCAAAGCCTCAAAAATTGAATTTTCTTTACGACCCGCTTCAAAAAAACAGAAAAAAATCAAACTTATCCCTTTTGACGTGGTCCACCGCTCGGATTTAAACATTGATGATACCTTTTTACTCAGGCTGAGACCCAAAAACAGTGTTGATTGTACTTCTGGCGATCTGTTGTCCATTTACCCCAAGGGTTCCGATATTGCCCGACAGTATTCGGTAGCTAAAATTGGAAAAGACATCGTTTTAAGTATTAAAAAGCATGATTTCGGCCTTTGTTCAACCTTTCTATCCAAATTGGAGCAAGGAAGCACCCTGATGGCAAGTATCGACAAAAATCCACACTTTCATTTTCCTAAAAAAACACCTTCCGCCATTCTCATTGCAAATGGAACGGGGATTGCACCATTTTTGGGAATGATCCACCAACACAATACTATTAAAATCAGCCTACTCTGGGGGGTGCGTTATACATCTTCCACAGATTTATACCGTGAGTTTATAGAAAATAACATCGGGCACAATACCAATTTTGCTCAATATATCGCTTACTCGAGAGAGGAAAATAAGATGTACGTTCAGGACATGCTTTCCAGACAAGAGGACCATATCTTGAAAACTATAAAAGATGGCGGTTGTATTATGATCTGCGGTTCTTTGGCCATGCTTAGACAAGTGCTGGATGTTTTGGAATCCATACTTTTGGAACACACTGAGCTGGACCTTGATCTACTCCAAAGCAATGGACAATTAAGAATGGATTGTTATTGA
- a CDS encoding DUF11 domain-containing protein, which yields MRLRTTIAILCFMMANWSFAQLSDLHYLPPLRQGQNNGAIQQQSVYLSTPETTPFTVNVYRGTSGTPITSFTISNASSGLYNLPNGNNNITLVDDGNTGVVLTNGGLRFIAPGGNKFYVNYRGRSGSQAASLTSKGRAALGTSFKWGGVPNLGTHVSKSNTLGIMATEDNTTIDIFGYDPNCEFRVGSNRAGITADSYQIVLDANESFVFETYIGNNATQAHEDGWIGASIVSDKDIVISNGSLNYGRQANSSNRDAGIDQPVPENRLGKEYVFVRGNGSTNGATEFPLIIGTQNNTEIYVNGSVTPIATINNGDYFEIPSGNYSSNTVGANMFVRTSKDVYAYQCMAGSSAVYTQGLNFVAPVNCLMTDTMDNIPDIRDAAGINVSGGITVIASTATPDSNIVVSDASGTVGLPSANTVAGSSDWKTFYIPNLNGDVSVQSTGPIAVGFFGFNGARGIAGYYSGFDTAPDVNLQITGNYCLPGASLGIASGETFDAYQWYGDGALIPGATSATYNASMAGDYYLRVTRGPCTYDSNTIEVYYCDADIVLDKSTVDVSVNEGDLVTFDISVESLGHDPVTNLQITDLLPTGLDFVSASVSKGSFSYPNWNVGTMSRGELVTMTLVAKTRLDNIYNASVTYTNTITNSQDQTDGNITTDNPSVDVQVNRIAPTSVITNRRITVRVNRN from the coding sequence ATGAGGCTTAGAACAACGATTGCGATACTGTGTTTTATGATGGCAAACTGGTCGTTCGCACAATTGAGCGACCTCCATTATTTGCCACCTTTGCGACAAGGACAAAATAATGGTGCCATACAACAGCAATCGGTGTACCTGTCAACACCCGAAACAACTCCATTCACGGTAAATGTATATCGGGGAACCAGTGGAACGCCGATAACTTCTTTCACGATTTCGAATGCAAGTTCTGGGCTGTACAATTTGCCCAATGGAAACAACAATATCACTTTAGTGGATGATGGCAATACAGGAGTGGTACTCACCAATGGAGGATTACGATTTATTGCACCGGGCGGGAACAAATTCTATGTAAACTATCGCGGAAGGTCCGGTTCGCAAGCCGCTTCTTTAACATCGAAAGGGCGAGCAGCTTTGGGAACTAGCTTTAAGTGGGGCGGGGTGCCCAACTTGGGAACCCATGTGTCAAAATCCAACACTTTGGGCATTATGGCCACGGAAGATAATACGACCATAGATATTTTTGGTTACGATCCTAATTGCGAATTTAGAGTGGGTTCCAACCGAGCAGGAATTACCGCGGACAGCTACCAAATTGTGTTGGATGCCAACGAATCTTTTGTTTTTGAGACCTATATCGGAAACAATGCGACCCAGGCCCATGAAGATGGATGGATAGGAGCATCTATTGTATCCGACAAGGATATTGTGATCAGTAACGGATCCTTGAACTATGGACGGCAAGCCAATAGCAGCAACCGTGATGCAGGAATAGATCAGCCCGTGCCCGAAAACAGACTTGGTAAAGAATATGTTTTTGTAAGAGGAAATGGAAGCACCAATGGAGCAACAGAGTTCCCATTGATCATCGGTACCCAAAACAATACGGAAATTTATGTGAATGGTTCGGTAACACCGATTGCAACCATTAACAATGGGGATTATTTTGAAATCCCCAGTGGCAATTACTCCTCAAATACGGTCGGCGCCAATATGTTTGTTAGAACCTCCAAAGATGTTTACGCTTACCAATGTATGGCAGGCTCAAGTGCAGTATATACCCAAGGATTGAACTTCGTGGCGCCCGTTAACTGCCTTATGACCGATACCATGGACAATATTCCGGATATCCGAGATGCGGCAGGTATTAACGTATCAGGTGGTATTACGGTCATTGCATCTACCGCTACACCAGATAGTAATATTGTAGTTTCCGATGCAAGTGGAACCGTAGGATTACCTTCGGCCAACACGGTGGCCGGAAGCTCTGACTGGAAAACCTTTTATATACCCAACCTCAATGGAGATGTCAGTGTTCAGTCAACCGGGCCTATTGCCGTTGGATTTTTTGGGTTTAATGGAGCAAGAGGTATTGCAGGTTATTATTCAGGTTTTGATACAGCACCGGATGTAAATTTACAGATAACAGGTAATTATTGCTTGCCCGGTGCCTCATTGGGGATTGCCAGTGGGGAAACCTTTGATGCCTACCAATGGTACGGGGACGGAGCTCTGATTCCCGGTGCAACCTCGGCAACATATAATGCCAGTATGGCGGGAGATTATTATTTGCGGGTGACCAGGGGACCATGTACCTACGATTCCAATACGATCGAAGTATACTATTGCGATGCCGATATTGTTCTCGATAAATCTACGGTCGATGTTTCAGTAAATGAAGGGGATCTGGTCACATTCGATATTTCGGTGGAAAGTCTAGGGCACGATCCTGTTACCAATCTACAAATAACAGACTTATTGCCCACCGGTCTGGATTTTGTGTCCGCGAGTGTATCCAAAGGATCGTTCAGTTACCCCAATTGGAATGTAGGCACCATGAGTAGAGGCGAACTGGTGACCATGACGTTGGTAGCGAAGACCCGATTGGATAATATTTACAATGCATCCGTAACCTACACCAATACCATTACCAATTCACAAGATCAAACAGATGGCAACATCACGACAGATAATCCATCAGTGGATGTTCAGGTCAATCGGATTGCTCCAACATCGGTAATTACCAACCGGAGAATTACCGTTCGCGTAAACCGAAATTGA